From Cygnus olor isolate bCygOlo1 chromosome 17, bCygOlo1.pri.v2, whole genome shotgun sequence:
TTTTAGAGAGCAAGAGCTACAACTTATTTGTGGCaagtggggaggagggaggtaAGATACACgtttatttttagcaaaaccGCTTTCTGAGAACGCTATATGAAAAGTGAAAGTCTTTGGGAGTGGAGGTTGgataatgtttgcttttctttttgcttgtaaACCAGACAAATGCagacagcagagagaaggaagagtgTGTACTGCAAATCAAATCTCTTACCTACAAAGATATTATGATGTAGAAAATGGCCCCTTAATTTAATTAAGCTCTCTTGTTATCAAATTATTACCCGCATGGTCAGCAAGGCCTTAGACAGAAGCAGAACATAATCAAGCTGCTCAGGAAGCCTGTTAAGTAGTAATTGCTCCTCCAGAGAATCGATCAACGTCAAGatggctttgttgttgttgttgaatagTTCCAGGAAGAGACTTGGTCTAGTTTGTGTATCCACATGGCTCTTGCTTGGTGGTGGTGAGGGGTACAGTCTGCAAAATGTATGCAGTGTTGTTGGTAAATTAATCCACAAAGTGTTCGCATaaactgctttttgaaataaacGTCGCCTCTAATGCTACTAACACGTTTATTGACCCAACTGAAAAAGGTAAGTAAGCTGTTGAATTTGTGCTCTGCATTTGTTCCATTATTCATTTGTGTTGGGCCACAAAATCGCCTGATCAGTGCTAGTTGGTTCCTTGTGATTAATTTCTGAAACTCAGCGTCATACCCTTAACAATGTGGgaaaatgttggttttttttttttcaatgctgtACAGATCATGTGGgataacagaacagaaatgtttgctaaGAGAGTGATTTAatgtggtgtttatttttttttaaagttgtttttaactgtttaatAACGAAGTGCAGTGTGAAACAGAGTCCACAGTGTTTGCTGGGAAGGGCGTGAGCATGGTGTCAGTGCCCCAGCCCCCAGCAATTAGCAGCGCGGAGTCTTCCGGAGCCAGAAGCTGCTTCTTGCGCACGTTGGCTCAGCAACGCCAAGGCCCCAGCCCCCAAGACCATGGAAAATTCCGCTCTACGATTCTGGACTATGCATCAGCAATTACCACAATTTGTAAACTGAacagagggaaacaaaaaagggaTCTGTTTTAAAGCTGCAGCTTGCTGGATCACTGAGGCAGCTATTTTTGGGCTGCATCCCATGTGGGGAGTGCCTGTGTATGTGTGCGTGTATCTTCAGACATAAGCGTTGGGCACACTGAGGTAATTCATACTCTGGAGTTGCTTTGCAGTCGGGTGGGTGCACCTAGGACAAACAAGCCACATCCCACTGAGTCCTTCAGAGAATGACTGAAGTAAAAGACTAGCACGTTCCTCGTCATTTCCATGCTGTTACTTGTATTTGCAGGCAGCGCTGTTGACGTGCATGTGGCCAGTTTAAGATTTATCTGTTGCTGCCTCTGCTAGAAGAAGCCCAGTGAATGTCTTGGCCAGACAGTGGACTTGCGTGTGACCGAGGGGTAGGTAACCACAACAGCGTGGCGCAGGCTAAGCAGGCCCTGCAGGAGCACTTCTCTGGCTGCCTCAGAGCCCTGTGGTTTCCGAAGGGGGACTGAGGACATGTGGCAGCAGAATTGTAGAGCCTCGTAGAGCAGCTGGGGCCGAAAGGAGCCTGCTTGCTTactctttctgtttcagtttggtACTTGGTGAATTGTGTGtcgtttgttttttgtcttcaagCTGTATCTAATCATATGCAGTAAAAAAGTTACTGCTTCCCCTTTGCAGTGGTTATCTTTCTCTTGTACAATGAGTGTTCAAGGATGTGAGAAAATTTGGCTGCTGTGGCCATGGCCCTTTTAGGTTCCTGTTGATGTGACTGTGGTGGAACTAGAAACAGAAATTCCTCAGCTTTTAGCAGAAAGATGAAAGCAGGACAGACCTTTCCAGCAAAATTATAATGTTGCAAGTTTTAGCCATGGTAGGAAATGCTAATAGCGAAGCGttacagttttacattttattttagtaaagtGATGCTCTGATATTGGGGGAAAGAACTTCAAAAAATAGCAGAGGCACCCTGTGGAAGCTTTTCAAAGCACAGGTTCAGCTGCACCCAGTCTGTGACAGGAACAGATCCAGCACATTGATGGAATTATCAGGCAACAGCAACGGACAGGAAATAATGGCCATCCCGCCCCCGAGCTTCTCAGGAAGGTAAGAAGAAGTAATTGTATTTCCCATTAAAactaaactgaaagaaaaatggtaacAGCTCGTCAAATAGAAGGATCAGGGCAAATCCCACCCTCCCCCAGCACTTGTTTGCTGATTCAGACCACAAGCAGGGATATCTCTTTTTCCCATAATTTATTTCATGGTTAATGCCTTTCAGCACTGTTTGTCTGCTAGGAAGGTCCACAAACAAACGGTAGGAATGCAAGTGCAGAGAGGGATGAGGGGAACTGCATCAGGAGCAGGACCACTCAGGGGCATGCCCCTCTTCCAGGGGCACGTTTCTTCCGTGTTCCAGGAGCTATGCCAGAGGCTGATGTACCTCTGTCACCCCGGGCAACTCAGGTTTAGTGTCTCTTGCCATAGACCCTAGAAAGGGGCAGGCTCCAGTTTTTCCATCAAGGATTTGATCCAGGTTGTCCCGTTGATCAGTTTTGTGGTGGCAATGACATACTCTGTGCCTCCGTCTTCCATCTGAGAGAGAAATCTCAGTGCAGCTATTTCTGCGTACGTCACGCCTCCCAGGAAGAACACCAGTGTGACTCGGTTCTCACCGTGCTGACCTGCGTGTTCAGAGAAATACAACGGCTTggcttagttttattttaacatctcCTATCCATCACCTCTCAGGCAAACTCAGAATGTCCTAAACCTAAAATAAACGTAGCTGGTTTAGAGGAGAAACCTGCTGGGCACAGAACTGGCCTGGAGCCCAGAGGTGCAGACTCCACTGCCAGCTGAGGAGTCTCTACAGGATTTGCTTAGTACTAGGAGAGCGATGCTGACCTTTGTTGTAAGGTAATGTTACTTATTAAACTCACAGCGTAAGGGTGGGGTTTATTTTAGTTCACTGATGAGAAGTTAAAGAAATGTACAACTCCACAGTATTTTCAATACAAATGGTGCTGTTCATTAATAGCAGGCTGAATATGTGATTGGAAGCTTTAAAGAGGCCCAAAAGCTATCTGTCAAAAACAGGCAGATCTAATACTGTAGGGAGACAGGGAGAGGAGACAGATGCCTGCACTCTGCCGGCCTCCATTTCTGTTTGCCTCATTCCAGCCTAGCAGAGATGCACATCCCtttgaaaaatgggaaaatgaaacaaagactTACGCTTTTTCTGAAGGCCAGTAGGTAACTGCTGCCTCTCCTCAAAATGGGGACCCGGCAGCATCTTTAACACCTCCTCTATGCTGCGCCACCCGGGCCGAGCCAGGAGCTGTGCCAGGCGCACGCTCAGCGGCGCGTAGCCACTGTACACGTAGGAGATATCATTGGGGTTCTGCAAGAGAGCAGAGCGCGAGCAGCAGTGAGTGCTACTTcatgctggaaagcagcaccCAATCAAACAAAACTACAAGGGCTTTCCTGCTGCACACAATCCCCTGCTGTTAAGTGTAATTGTCACTGCTGAAGCATCTCTTTACCTGTTCATTAACGTCATCCATCCATAAGCGCAGGGTTTTCCTGATTGTTGGGTAGTTATTCCTACCACTTGTCTGAGGCTTCAGGAGTCCAGCCTTCTCTAAGTTGTTTAAGGTCAATATGTGCTCATATCCGTACGTCTGCAATAGAAGAATTCACCTTTAATGCCATGCCAATAATACATGACCAGATTGTTAAATGTtattataaaaaatgttttggtcaAGATCTCTACAGTGTAACCCATTTAGAGTGTTTAAACCATGATAGCAAAAACTGTAATGATATAAACCTCTGCGTACCTTCATGTTGTGTACAGACGTGCACCACCCGCATCCCAGCTGTCAGCCCAAACACAAGCCTCTGCCCTCTGTACACACCTAAGTCACGCTAAGACTACCCCATATAAGATGCATCCATGTAGAATGCTGTAGAGTGGAGGCTTTGAGGGggattttctcagaaatttaTCAATCCAAAAGTTACAGCCCAACCTGGAGAATCTCTCTTTTATAATGGTCCAGAACCTTCTGCTTCAGCCCACTATTGCACACAGATTGCAAGCAAACGAGACGTAGGATCTTGATTAAGGGATGTTTTTGAGCAATGCAGTCTTCAATATAATTGTTAAcctattaaaagaaatgcagaaactttTAGTCAAAGCCCTGCTAAAGTACCTGGCAGACATGGAAAGGAAGATCTAGTTTTGCCTAGTGTCTGCAAAACAGTGATCCCACACAGGTTCCACCTAGCACCTCTCTAAAGCGTGGTGATTCCACAAGCAATAGACAGACTGTCTGATGCACTGAAAAACTTCTGATAATTGTCTTGAAGCCTTGCACCGATCCCTCAGAGGACACGGTGCCCCTGTACAAGTGAAAGCACTCCACCCACAGTCAACTGAGCTGCAGGCAGCGACAGGTAAAAGCCTGGTAGAGCACTCAGTACAGTGGTGCCTCTACCTAGGCTCAGTGGTGCATGTCACTTTGAAAAGACTTCTGCAAACATGCAAGGAGACACACATGAGAGCTCACAACTTTGGCAGCGAACAGAGCCAGACATCATCCAGACCATGTATTgctcaaaaaaaacaaaaaacaaacaaacaaacaaaaacacccaaaaaccaaaccaccaccaaacacaaatggaaaaaaaatacacagaaatatactttttttttgaagagttaTTAGTTGTCATTATCTACTCACCTTGTCTGTGTCTATTCCAGACATGAACTCCTGTTCCACTGTTAAATTATCAAAGAAATCCTCAGATGCTtcaggaaaagaatgaaaataatgtattagCAACTGACGGCTTATTTTCTACATTAACATTTCAGCAGAGGAGCATTGGATGGGATAAAACGCAATTTTTGTCAAGCTGACTGATGTCAAGCAAGTTGCCTTACATCTTGTACACTCAAATCCATCAACCTATTCAACAAATACTCACTGGTGATGTCTTTGATGAGTTCTGCAATTGAGGTGTGGTTTGCCAGAGAACTCCTTGCTGCCTGCATGTGTGGCAACTGCGAGACAAACTGCTTAATCTCTCCAACTGTTTTCGCGTGGTGCCTTTCCTAAAGAAATCCATCACTAAGGTTAGGTCTCGTTCAGATTAATTAGCCACCCACCAACTAGATCATTGTATCATGAAAAAGTCTTTTACCGTACTCAGCGCAGCAGCAGATACCGTTAGAGATGTGCagcttttcagacaaaatacTTTACATCTTTATACTAAAATCACAGCATCACCCATAACAGCGCTTTGGTGGTTGGAAGAGGCCAGTCATAACACAACGGGAGCATCGGactgtttctttccattctgtCAATTATTGTGCCAGTGCTGGCAATTGCTTTTCTCCACCTTTGTCTGACCAGCCATCACTAACTGTTCCTCAGCTTCCCTACCAGCAAATATCTTTTTTATCTCTGATGAAGCACAACGCAGACTTCAGCTCTCAGAGCAGTCCAGATGTCTGTATTTCACTTGGGTTACTTGTCTCTCACTGCAacttagaataaaaataataatttgactCATATGTGAAGAATTTAAGCAGGCAAGTGCAGGCAGGAGAGTGATAGTGACGAAGCTTGCAATTTAAGAAGTCTTCTGCTACCACTGTGATGCTGTTTCATTATCACCTATTACATCtgacaatttattatttttttaaaaagcaacagcgTGAACAATCCATCTTTAGCACCTTCAGCATTAATACTGCAGTAACAGACATTTATGAGGAGACAAGGCTAAGCACTAGTTGAGTTAGGGAACCACCACCTCTTTGAtgtggcagaaaggaaaaggcaaaggaaataaacaagaaatacaaTCTAACAATGTAACCAGTTCTCTGCAGAATCACTCTGAAGTCTGAAAGCACAGATACAGGATCTCAGTCTCTTTGTGAATCATCAACAGgatattttcaaacaaaaccacaaacacacCCCACAGTACTCTCCAGCTTTGTCTAAGACAACATGAGCCTGAGTTTACAGGTCAAACCCCCCCGTAAGACAACAGGGTTTTCCACATTCCTGTTGGTTTTGATGCCTGCCACAATAATACTGCATGAATGTGCATCTCgagttttatttcttaaactcTTTCTCTCCGTCCTCAGGGAGCACAGAGAGACAAGAATTGTTACCTGTTAACTGAAAGCTCAACAAGCCACAAAGTAGAACTGATCACTGCACTAAAATTAACCTTGGGCCTCTTGCAGAGGGAAGCAGCACCTGAGTTCTGCAGGCTAGACCTGAGAAAAGCTTTTAACAGTCAGGATGGGAAAAGCCCCAGAACAGACAGCTGGCGAGAAGTGAGGATCTATGTTACTGCAGAGATCTGACCAACACCTACTGCTGGAACGGAGCTGATCTCAGCCCTGGATGGGGGACCAGAACCAAGCAGGTTCTGAAGCCTGTCTGTATTTCCTCTGGCTGGGGATCAGTCCatggcagcagctcaggctgCCCGTCAGAGCCCCGCTGATACAGACCATGTCTGTGTCTGATGAGAATGCCCAAGGCATGCACAGTCAGATACACGCCTCACCTCAAAGGCTGCTGAGATGATCTTGGCTTTCTTGCTCAGCACTGACCCCACAGCATTGAAGTTCTTGTCTCGGATTTCAGCGTACAGCTCTTCAGCTGAGTTCAGCTGAAGTTTCTTGGGCTCTGTGGGCAGATCTTTGCCACCCTCACCCTGCTTCTTCGGGGCAAACTTCTCAGGAGGGAGTTTCACATACGCTATCGAATGCAGAGAAATAACCCTGATAAGGACTGGAGCTTCCCCACCGTAACTTAAGCAAAGCAGGCTGTGAAACCTGTCTCCTTAGCTGGAAAGGGTTCTTAGCAAGAAAGCTAATATAAACGCCCAAATTACTTAGTAGATATATGTCGGTTAAGGAGACTTGTACTCACTGTACTCACACAGGGAAGCTCTAGGTGCCCTGTTTCCAAAGAGGTTTGGGGGCAGCCTCCCAGCTGTCAGTACAGCATGGGGAGATTAAAATGACTAAACGCCTCTGGATTTTTAATTCCTACCTCCCAAAGAGAAGGACAGCACTCTGAATGACCTTTCACAaactcttccctttccctgtgGCACCAAGGGAGCTATCCAGGCTGGAGGGTGAAGGCGCACACTAACATTTCTACTCCCACTCTACGTGTTCGGTGTCACCATGTCTGCACCCAGCCAACACCTAGAACGCTCCCAGCTCAGTAACACGCACTGTACTCAGCTCTGCTTCCTGGGCAAACAAAGGTGGCCAAGGCTGATCAAAATGGGCTCTAGGCTGGGGCTGCTACATCAGGGGCCTGAACCATCCCCGCCCCAAGCCCAGGTGAGCGGCTCCCACATCACTTAGTGGAAGAAGAAATCTGTCTGACACGCTGCggcctgctccagcacagcagggacGCTCCCCTTGCCCCGCAGTACTCACTGTTCTGAATCCCATAGATTTCATCAATCAGCCCTTCATATGTCAGCTGCGTAGCTAATGGCGTCAGCAGGTCAACGTTGCGGTCCAGCAACAAGAGGGTGTCAAAGACTGGAAATATCGAGTTCTGGCTGCCGGGGAACTCACGCTTCATCCTGATCATCATATTAGCCACgtgctgaaaataaatcatgttgGTCTGGTTATGGTGCTGGCCGCAACAGATGGATTTGACTTGTAGGCTGTACAGGCACATGATTATTCAAGTATGGGGTCACAGTCCCCtataaagaaagagaatgacAAAAGGTACAAACTGGCTGACAAATGGGGGCAGgacaagacaaaaagaaaagaaaaaacaaaaagcccttcACTGCTACTCTGTAACTTAGCAGGGCAGCAACTGTGGCAGCCAAAGCATTGGCTTCCTCTCAAGCCTCATTACAAAAGGGACCTATTAGATTGTAGGTTGATGAGacgggaaaaaaaagtgagtcaGTTATAgggagagatggaaaagaatGCATGAGCGTAGGTTGCACATTTCCAGCTTTATTCAGCCTTTCTGATACCAGAGTGGCTAAGCGTTTAACTCCACagaaaggactgcagaaagCACAAAGGTACTGTACCTACGAGCAAAACATAAAATCAGATAAAGCTTCCTGACAGGAAGACTTGTGAAACAGCAAATATTGTTCATTTGGCCAGAGACGACTAAAACCTAATGGCCATGATCCTGAAATTCCAACATGACAAGAGTACGCGGCTGGattcaaaacaacaaacccGCAGGCGGCATGTCAGCAAGCGCTTGTTGCAAAGAACGAGAGGCATTGTTTAAACAGCAGCGTTTGCCTTACCCGGGCACATTCGCCCTTCCCAAAAATCTGAGGGATGGTTCCGTAGAGAGCCTGCAGAGTCATCAGCCCCTTTGCCGCGTGGTACAGACTTGTCTGGTCGCTCTCCAAGTAACATTCCTAAACGAGAAGGAGGATTCCCAGCGGGAGGTGTCCACCTGACACAGCCGCTTCCACAGCGCTTcagaggaggcagaggctggggaaTAAGCTGTGGCCAGTGGTAAATATGGACCTTACCCATGCTGTTCCTAAATCAAATCACTTGATATAACcaattgctgtaatttttttgaaTCCTGTGTGCTATTCCCagtttgagagagagagaggagagccGGAGAGTAACTGCGGTAAGCCTCTCCCTCTAATGGGGCCAATCCGAGAGCACAACACCTCTACCTAGCTGCTGACAAGCAGCTGCAGGCCCTGGCACATCTTGGTTCTATTTAATAAGGCTGAAATGGGCAAAGAACCACTCGAATGTTTCTGCCCTAGGTGCAGCACTCTGAGAAAACAGTATATGCGATTTGCAGCATACATCGTTAACATCATTCTGCTGCGTATTGATACAAACCGCGCTGTTTGTTTTAACGGCCAAGTATTTTAGGCCTTATGAACGCTCCATTTGTCAAAGTAACACCGGTGCTGTatggctggaggaggaggataCAGGCTGGTGTCGTGATTGTTCCGCCAGTGTTTAGTCAGAGTGCCCAGTGACAAGTTAGACCCAGTGCGGCACTCAGAGCCGAGCTGCATTTGCTGTGTGAGGCCTTCGTACCTGGCACCGAGAGCCAGCACCCACGCACAGGGCTTTTCCTCGACAACAAGACGAGCACTTACCTTGAAGGCGCTCTCAGACTCCATGGACAGCAGGTCCCCATCGAAGGGTATCAAGTCGAGGCTGTACTGCTCTCGGTGGATGAAGGACCCCAGCACGCCCTGCTCCTTCAGCCACTGCTCGCAGAGCAGGCTGCGGCGCGGCACGAAGAGGATGTGGAAGTCCCTCTGCGGAGAGCGGCCTCTGTCTTCCCTGCAAGAGTCAcgggcaggagcacagcagacAGTAACGCAGCAGCGCAGAGAGCGGCACGGGGTGGGGGCTAAGGGGCGCTGAATTTAAACGAAAGAGGAATGCCACGTGTGGTTATTATGATCAGCTTCCTTTTTATCTCTGAGTAGCTTTTACCCAGCCGTTTGTGCTCACACCCACACGTCTGAAACCAGGGCACGGTGACTTGGTTTCCCTGCAGTTCTCACAAGAAGGATCGCTCGGAGCGTGCCTCGTCGGGCTGGTTAAGGAGGACGCACGTCCTCGTGGTGGGGCGTGCGGCCTCTGCATCGCCAGCTGGGGTGCGACCCCTCTCCCTTCCTGGGCGCCCTGCTCCCAGACACGGGCCCAGACGTGGTTTTGGCGTCTGCGCCTCGCTCCTCACTGAGCCCTGACGGGGAACTTGGGCGGCAGCTTCACACGGAACCGCCACCGCTCTGGGAAACCCCGGGGAGCCCCAGGGGAACCGAGAGCCGCCCCGGTACCTGAGCACGTTGTCGGCGATGATGTCCATCAGCTCCAGCTTGGGCCTGACGAAGAAGATGACGTTCTTCACATCCGCCTGGGGCAGGCGGCCCGGCTTCAGCGTGAACATCTTCTCCACCTCGTGCTCCTgcagggggggcggggggggacgAGGCGCACCTTAACCGGgtcccccccgcctccccccccacctcccccccccgcctccccccccgcctccccccccaccccccggcagcgccccgCGGGCCGTACCTTGAGCAGCGAGTACTGCGCGATCAGCCCGAACGGCCCCGTCAGGTACTCGTCCCACACGATGGCCTGCGGGGCGACACACAGCCGCTGGGTGCCCCCGGTACCCctcggagcccccccccccccccccccggtgcccccccccggtccccccgcACCTTGGTGCCCGCGCACTTGTCGAGCACCTCGCGCAGCTCCCTGCGGCCCGCCTCGCGCAGCGCCGTCAGGTTCACGCGCCCCGAGCTCAGGTGCGCCGCCATCGCCCCGCCGCCGTCACCTGACCGCCGTCACCTGACCCGCCACGTGACCGCCAGCAGCCGGCGgcagcgcccccccccggcggctGTGCCGAAATAGAGCCTGAATGGCGGGGGGGGGTTGGGGCGGGCACGGGAACGAAGCGGGGCGGGCACGAAGCCCCGCTCCGGGGCAGCAGCCGAGCGGAGGGGAACGCCACCGCACCACTTCTCAACCCAGTCCCGCGCCAAACAGCGTAAACGTACGAACGCGGCCTTAAAACGGTTCAGCGCATCGTGAAATTAACAGCACAAGCTCAAGGTACTTAAATAAGCTTTAATATAACTCTAGGGCTTCGTTCTATACACggcttcccagcagcagctgcaccagcACGAGGGCGGGGCTGGTTAGGAGCTGCAAACAACCCAGAACCTGGGAGGAAACGGCATAAAGTCATttattaaatcatttatttatatttcacttAAGTTTAATAAAGGGAAATAGGGCGTTTATTAGTGGAGGGGGGGGATATTTATCAATTTACTGATTCTGGAGTGGATGGGCAAAGGGACTGGGAGCACGGGGTCAACAAACGCCGTCCCTTTTCCTGACATTCAGCACACGCAAATGCTGGTGGTGTGAAGTGTCCGCTCAGCGCGCACAGACAGTCCGACCTCCTGCCCCTGCACTAGAAGGTCTCGTCGTCGTTGCAGTCGGCTGTCCAGTGCCCAAACATCTCGCAGGTGTCGCAGTAGGGGCgctcctccctcctgctgccgtGGTAAGCCGAGTGAGGAGGCTCCTCCAGCATCTGCGCCTGGGTGGGACAGTCCTCGGTGTCGTGAAGGTCAAAGCAGCCGCAGATATCGCAGAAGAGACGAGGCTTCTTCTTCGACAGGCTTTCTTCCTCACTGCAAGATCAGCACCCGTGCAAGTCAAGCAGGGCGCTTCTCCCTCGTAAAGGAGAAAAGCCTGCTTCCTGCCCTCCCTGAAACCCATCTCATTGTTGTTGAAAATAGCGCTGTGGTCaacaaagacatgaaaacacTACAACAACATTGAAGACCTAACATCTCAGCTACCCTGTAGTTCATCACAGTTCCCCGTATTCCCTCGCACTACaatatttactaaaaaaaacTGCTCTGTGCAAATACAGGCACAGGCAGACATTATTTGAAAGGTAACACGTGTAAACtagtttcttttcccttgatAGGAGAGATCTGAGCTCATAATTTACAACACAGGCTTTAGTTCTATTTCTCTGACAGGATCTCCCTCTCTCAGTGTAGTAACGGCATCATAAGGGAAAGACTCTTCTACCTAGCATGGAAAGGGCCAGCCTCAACCGAGACTGACAACAAACATCACATCACTGTTTGGGATAGATAAGTACAGGGGATCAGTCTGCACCACCTGGCATACCGTAGTGATGGACCTGAATAGATTCAGTCCACCTAAACTCACCACGACAGCTGAAACCAGGCAGAGCACCGTGCAGGTGACAGAGCCGACTGCTACCAACGCTTCCTGGAACAAAGCCAAGGTTCCCCTTTCGAATTTATACCTGTCGTAGTTGTTTGTCTCCTCTTCGTTGCCGTTGAGGGCTGCTTCGCacattctttgtattttcaagttcagttcttcatttctcctttgCAGATCTACTATCACTGAATTCAGGAAGTCAATCTGTGACGTGAAAGAACAAGGCTGAGGACTGCACTTCCAGAGAAAGCAAGCAACACAGGAAAGGCCCTCAAACCGACACAGGCATTAAGTTTTACCCGTGTGTCGTCGTATTACTGAAAGCACAAGTGGAGACTGAAAGAATGGAGGGTAGGAACTGGGAGAAACTTCCCAAAGGACCCCTCAGTACGATTTCTGTTCAGGAGCCAGCTAGTTCAGCCCAGCCCATGTCTGACAGACATCGGTGGGTGTCAACCCACCACTGATAGTTCAAGCTTGTTTTCTGATGTTACGTTTGAACATAAAAGCCAGCTGTGTAATTCTGATCAGAATTGCATCTCCGGTCCTCTGGGCCTGCCGCTCAGGTGCGTGCATCGGGGGCGACCGGAGTCActcccagagctgtgctggaggcagcagagggaCCGCACAGTGCGCCCACGCGGCACCTCCCAGAGCTGGCTTCAGCCAGTCACAGGGATCAGTAGTGAGCAGTGCAGAACCCCTGCTGACAGTAAGCACGTAGTGCTTGGCAAATCAACAGGgagcaaaataaagaaagccaaaaagcagaacaaacctCGTGCTGATTGGAAGTATTGTCATCAGCCGGTGAATtcaaggagacaaaaaaaaaagagagaaagactgGTGGTTAGTGTACGTTAATTACACTGCTGCTGGCCTCTGTACAGGTACGGCACTAGGAAGGACGTCTGTAGTCAATGACTGACTCCAGTGACCTAGCAAGAGCCTTCATAGTGGTCAGGAAGCGCTTCTGTTCTCACCGTGCTTCCTAGGCATCTGCTGTCACAGGCAGCCTGTTGCACAGCAGTCTTTTACATGTTCGTTAGGATTATCGTACTCCTTGATACAGACT
This genomic window contains:
- the VPS33A gene encoding vacuolar protein sorting-associated protein 33A — translated: MAAHLSSGRVNLTALREAGRRELREVLDKCAGTKAIVWDEYLTGPFGLIAQYSLLKEHEVEKMFTLKPGRLPQADVKNVIFFVRPKLELMDIIADNVLREDRGRSPQRDFHILFVPRRSLLCEQWLKEQGVLGSFIHREQYSLDLIPFDGDLLSMESESAFKECYLESDQTSLYHAAKGLMTLQALYGTIPQIFGKGECARHVANMMIRMKREFPGSQNSIFPVFDTLLLLDRNVDLLTPLATQLTYEGLIDEIYGIQNTYVKLPPEKFAPKKQGEGGKDLPTEPKKLQLNSAEELYAEIRDKNFNAVGSVLSKKAKIISAAFEERHHAKTVGEIKQFVSQLPHMQAARSSLANHTSIAELIKDITTSEDFFDNLTVEQEFMSGIDTDKVNNYIEDCIAQKHPLIKILRLVCLQSVCNSGLKQKVLDHYKREILQTYGYEHILTLNNLEKAGLLKPQTSGRNNYPTIRKTLRLWMDDVNEQNPNDISYVYSGYAPLSVRLAQLLARPGWRSIEEVLKMLPGPHFEERQQLPTGLQKKRQHGENRVTLVFFLGGVTYAEIAALRFLSQMEDGGTEYVIATTKLINGTTWIKSLMEKLEPAPF